The genome window CCGGAGGGTACTCGCCCATACAAGCCGCATACTGATCGAATGCATCCGCAGCCCACAGTACTTTTTGGGCGCATTCAGCCGTCTGCCTGCGTAACATTGCTCCGCGAATTAACGGAACAGCAACTGCTATAAAAATGGCGACAACTCCAACAGAAATTGCAACATCAAGAACTGAAATTTTACTTTGATTTAAATCCTGCACCTTCATGATCCCTGTTAAATGAGCATCTGATATGCCACAACACGGTTTTACTCGCGCTAACACCAGGTTACACACGCGTCGTGAGAACTGATTTTTATAAATTTTGCTTTAAAAGAAGCCGTCATCCAAAAGAAAGAAAATGATTTTTACTTCCGCTCCGCCGGGTGTATTTTTCCTATAAATGAGAAAAGAGGCTGGTATGAATTCTAAAGAAAATGAAAAAAAAGGTACAAAAACAACCTCACCATGGCTAAAGACCATACTGACATCCCTACTCATTCTCTCGGCTATTGCAGGCTACGCGCACGTGTTCCTGTTCTCGTTTCCAGGCTCAGCACCAGCCATGCTGCCTGTGATCAGACTTTCGCCGGAAGACATCGTACCCCTTAAAGAGATGAACATTCAAAAATTCTCATCCCTGCTCACCCAAACCGTCCAAAATGCAGAACCCGAAATCTCCATCTCCTTCAAAGGAATCCTGCGGGGAGAAACCGGTATTGTCGCCATTATAAACGATGAAATGGTTGTCCAGGGCGCCGAAATAGCAAAAGGAATCGAAGTCATCGACATCACGCCCCGAGCACTGACTCTGAAATATAAAGATCAGACACAGCGAATGAACATCGGGGAAACCGTAACCATTCGCCGCTAAGATCGATCAGACAACCGCCTCCGCCTGCTTCACTTTCTGAAGCTGGAGATCGTAATCGTCCGGGGCCACCAGATAAGGATGGCAGCGGCGGCCGCAAAGCGCCTCCGCCTCTTCCATCAGGCTCTTATCCAGTGGATTCAGAACTCCGACCAGCAAATCGTCACCCACTTTCGCAAACGGCATCGCCCCATTGCGGGAGATAAACTCCGTTGGAAGCATCCTGCAGACCTCTTCGTTTTCCTCAAACTGACTCAACGCCATTACCGGAATTGAACTCTTTTGGCAAAGATGAGTCATCAACCGTTCAAAGCGACTGAACTGACGGTCGTGAAGAATGTGCAAGACCGTCACCGGAACCCCCATCCGGTTGGCAGACATTTCGGTCAAATCGTGCAGAACATTGGAATATTCCTCCTGAGACAGCTGTTCATCCTGAAACAGCTCCCACGCCAGAGCCATTTCGGCATCCATACGTGTTGCAGAACTTGATTCGCCATCCGCCGTCTTTTTGGGAACATCCGCAATCGCCTCTTCGGCCATCAGATCCGTAACGTTCTTAATCTCCTGCAACCGGGAAATCCGTCCCTGAACTTCCGGAGAATCATCAGCGATCGTCGCATACTGATTGAGCACAAAATCAATCATATCGCTGTTCTGAGCTGCGCGGGACTGATCATCGAGTCGAGTCAGGGCATCAAAGGCCTTTTCCGGCTGCGCAAGCTTCAACGAAGTCTCATACAAAGCACGAAGCGTGAACAAATCATCCGGCATCACCTCCAGAATCTGTTCCAGCATAATTACGGTCTGTTCAAGATCGCCCTGTGTATTCATATTTGAGTCCATCACTCACTCCTTATAAAAAAATAACGTCTGGATAAAAGCACGATTTATGCCGAATCACCACGGTGTTACGTTTCCAAGGTTTGGAAAAACGTCCGGCCAAATTTCCAATCCATGGAAAAAAAACAGCAGATCCCGTCTTCGGATCAACAACTTTTTTCCAAAGCTTGAAAAGCTTAAATCCTGTTTATTTCCAAGGGTTGGAAGGCAACAGAAGCTTGCTTCCAAACATTGGAAAGTACATCCTTTCGCAGACCGTGGCATTCATTATGCTTAACAACCTGTTTTTAAGAAAAAGTACAGCATGGCTGAAAATACATACAGAACATTGATGGAGATTTTACTGGATCGTTGTCCGGTACCGGAAGATTTACTGACCGACGCTCGGGCCGAATCACAGAAAAGCGGCGCAGCAATCGAAGATGTCTTGGTGAATCAGGGAGCAGTGCCGGCAAATGATATGCTGCTGGCAAAGGCGGAATATCTGGAAATGACGCCGATCTCGCTCAATAATTTCCAACTCGACAACACACTGATCGAACTTCTCCCCCGCCCGGTCTGGGTTCAGCAGAAAATGCTGCCGCTCTGCAAAGTCGGCAAACTGCTGACCGTTGCCGTAGCCGACCCCTTCAACCTGATGGGGATTGAAAAACTGAAAACCCAGATCGATTATCAGATCTTTCCAGTCATCGCCGATGAAAAAGATTTGATGGGCACGCTGGAAGACTCCAGCAAAGATTCATCAGTGGCTCTGGAAGATATCCTGCGCGACATCGAAGACGACAGCGACCTCGAGGTGGGAGTGGACGAAACCAGCCACGAAAACCTCGATGAAATGCTCGAGGGCGCCGAAGACGCGCCGGTGGTTCGGATCGTAAACTCCATTCTGATCGAGGCACTGCGCAAACATGCCAGTGATATTCACATTGAGCCGATGGAAAAGAAAATTCGTCTGCGCTACCGTATTGACGGCGTGCTGTATGAATCACCCAGCCCTCCCAAAAGCGTGCAATCCGCCATCTCCTCGCGCATTAAAATTATGTCGAACCTCGACATTGCAGAACGGCGCATTCCTCAGGACGGACGATTCAAGATCAAGGCTTTGAACAAAGAGGTGGATATCCGTGTGAGTTATCTGCCCACAGTGTTCGGCGAAAAGATCGTGATGCGTATTCTCGATAAAAGCGCCCTCTCTCCCAGCCTGGAAGCACTGAGCCTGGAACCCAAGGCGCTGGAAGACCTTAAGTTTGCGATTGGCAAGCCGCACGGCATGCTGCTGGTGACCGGACCAACCGGATCCGGGAAAACCACGACCCTTTATTCCGCACTGCAGGAGCTGAACAAAGAGGATGTGAATATTATTACAGTGGAAGATCCGGTCGAGTATCAGCTGGCAGGGATCAATCAGGTGCAAACCCGGCCTGAAGTCGGCCTGACCTTTGCGGCCGGTCTGCGCTCGATCCTTCGACAGGACCCGGACATCGTCATGATCGGGGAAATCCGGGACAACGAAACAGCATCCATTGCCGTCCAGGCCGCACTGACCGGTCATTTGGTTTTGAGTACACTTCATACCAACGATGCCGCCGGCGCCATTGCCCGTATGGCCTACATGGGCATTGAACCGTTTCTGCTTTCTTCATCACTGGTGATGACTCAGGCGCAGCGTTTGTACCGCAAACTGTGTCCGTTCTGTAAAAAAGCCATTGCCCTTCCGGAAGATATCCTGACCCGCAACCATCTGGATCCGGACCGATTCAGGGACATCGAATTTTTTGAAGCAAAAGGCTGCCCGAAATGCGGGGGACTCGGCTATAAAGGCCGAGGCGGCATCATGGAAATCCTGCTGCTTGATGATGCTCTTAAAGCAAAGATTCTGGAGACTGCAGAAGCCAGTGCTCTCCGCGAAGTGGCCGTGGCAAACGGCATGAAAACACTGCGCGAAGCCGGACTGGAAAAAGTGCGCAAAGGGGAAACCACAGTGGATGAAATCATGCGGGTAACCAGCGAATAGGAAACAACAGACCATGGCAGAAAAAGCGAAGAAAAAAATCAAAGGTGCACGCAAAATCCGACTGAAAGAACTCCCCATTTATACCCGGCAGCTTTCTGCCATGCTTTCTTCAGGCATGCCCCTGGTGCAGTCGATCAACGCACTTGAAGAACAGACGGAAGACAAAAATTTCAAGGAAGTGCTCAAAACCGTGCGAATGGACGTGGAAGGCGGAGCGATGTATTCTGACGCCCTGGGCTCCTACCCGCAGGTATTCGACAACCTGTATGTCAATATGATGCGCGCGGGTGAAACCGGCGGGATGCTGGCAGAAACCGCCGACCGTGTTGCCGGCTTTCTCGAAGCAAGCAACCGGCTGCGTGCCAAAGTGAAATCCGCAATGATGTACCCATCCGTTGTGATGACCGTGGCTTTGATTATCTGCACATGCCTTATTATCTGGGTCGTACCGGTCTTTGCCGGAATGTTCGGAGGGTTCGGCGCAGAACTTCCGGCACCGACCCAGGCCCTGATGAATGTCAGCGATTTTATCAAAAGCTACTGGTATATTGTTATCTCAGTCATCGCGGCTGCAATCTACAGCCTGAGACGTTACGCCCAAACCGATCGCGGCGAATATGTGCTCGACGGATTTAAGCTGCGCTTCCCAATGATTGGCGTCCTCGCCCGGAAAATTGCGATCACCCGTTTTGCATCCACATTCTCTCAGTTGATGTCCAGCGGCGTCCCGATTATCCAGGCCATGACGATTGTCGGGGTCGCCACCGGAAACCGTGTTATCGGCCAGGCCATTCTGGATGCACGCTCCAATGTGGAACAGGGAAGCACGATCTCCTCGACACTCGAATCAAACAAAGAATTTCCTAAAATGTTGATCCATATGCTCTCCGCCGGAGAAAAGACCGGTAAAATGGAGGAAATGCTATCCAAACTGTCCGATTTCTATCAGGAGGAAGTCGATACAATGCTGGAAGGCTTGACCTCTATGCTTGAACCGCTTTTGATGGTGGTTATTGGCATCATGATCGGGGGAATTGTGTTATGTATGTTCCTGCCCATCTTCAAAATGTCAGAACTGGTCATGTAAGCGGAGAAAGCAAGTGATAAAATACAGTCGAGTAACGTGGACCACAATGATGGGAATGCTGGGAGTCCGTCTGCTGGCGATCAGTGCCTTCCTGGTTTTTCTGTCGTTTGTGCTGGCCCGCGACGGCATTGCATTTTACGCATTCATCGCCTTTTCCTACATCATCACGATTCCCTATTCATTATGGATGCGCAACCAGGACACAATGCGGCGGCTGGCTCCGCTTCAGTTCCTCGTGGACCTCGTATTTGTTTCCGGGCTTGTATATTTTGCCGGCGGACATGGACATGACTTTCTCATCCTTCTCTACCCGCTGATCATTCTTTCCGCCGGCATCATTCTGCCGCTTAAGCAGACGATCCAGATCACCATCCTCTCCATTATCTCCTATACGCTGGTCATTCTGCTGATGTCTCAGAACATTCTGATGGAATATCCAACCTCAGGGAATGCTGACGGACTGATTGCCACATCCAGCGCCATGTTCCTGCGCGTATGCATCTTTGTCTTCTTCGGCATCGCCAGCGCGTATGTTTCCCGGCGATGCGATTACATCAGTAAAAAAGAAAAACAGTTCAGAGAAATCACCCAGATTATTTTTACAAATGTAAAAACCGGCCTGTTGCTTCTGGACGCAGAAAACACGATCGTCATGGCAAATGATCGAGCGTGTATCCTGCTGGGAAGAGACGAAAAAGAATTGATTGGAAAAAACCTCTCCGTTATCCATCTGAAGCCATCAGATATTAAAGACGAAGAGACAGAACAGCGAGGAGCCTCCAACTATTTTCGCAGAGCTGACGGGTCGGTTTTCCCTGTAAGTATTGAAGATGCCCGCCTTACGCTCCCTGCTGAAGCAGTCCCCCATGCCCAGGCCCGCCCCAACACCCTGGTCGACACACGCATTCTTAACTTCAATGATATTTCCAATTTCCTGCGACTGCAAAGCCAGACCCGGCAGCTGGAACGAATTAAAGCCGCGGCAAACATGGCCAAAGAAATGGCCCACCAAATCCGAACGCCTCTAACCGGTATTTCAGGAGCTATTCAGCTTTTACAGATCAACTTGAAAACAGACACATCCGAAGGCTCTCAGGAACGCAGCGAACTGTGTCGTCAGATTGTTCTGGAGTCAGAACAGATGGATAAAGTCATTCAGAATTTTCTCGATTATGCGGAATTTTCCCCAAATGACATCCGAGATTTGATTCAGATGAATATTGAGCGGGACTGACACCCGCTCATAACCCCCTGTCAAATAAGGATTTTCATTATTACTTTTCGGGATCATTCCAGTCGTTTTTGCTATAGACGCCCATTCTCGAAAATGATAATTTCGCACTCGATTTAAATCAAATAAAACCATTGGGTGTGCTATGCCAAGAATCTTAATTGTAGATGACGAACCAACAATCCTTAACCTGCTCAATAAAATTTTAACCGGACAGGGATACGACACAACGCCAGCCAGCAATGGAGAAAAGGCCCTGCAGCTCCTGGAATCTGAAGCATACGATCTGATGATTTCAGATATTAACATGACACCCATCAACGGAATGGAGTTGCTGCGGAAAGCCAGTAAGTCCTATCCGGACATGGGAGTCATCATGCTGACAGCCTACGGCACGGTCGGCACCGCAGTCGAAGCGATGAAGGAAGGTGCATTTGATTACATCACTAAACCTTTCAAACTCGATGAACTGGTATTAACCGTACAGCGCGCGCTTGAATACAACAATGCGCTCACAGAGAACAAAGACCTGAAGGCCCGCCTGGAGCACCGCGAACAACTCGAAGGCATCGTGGCCGAAAGCCCTGGAATGCGCAAAGTATGTGATATGATTGAGCGCGTCGCCCCCACCTCAGCTACCGTGCTGGTATATGGGGAAAGCGGAACCGGAAAAGAGCTCGTTGCTCGTGCGCTGCACCACTACAGCCCCCGTAAAGATGAAACCTTTATGGCTATTAACTGCGCAGCCCTCCCCGCTCAGCTGATGGAATCCGAAATGTTCGGACATGTGAAAGGTGCTTTTACCGGCGCAACATCCACGAAAGCAGGTCTCTTTGAAACCGCGCACGGCGGAACACTGTTTCTTGATGAGATTTCATCCATGCCATTGGAAATCCAGTCAAAACTCCTGAGAGTTCTGCAGGACAAACAGGTTCGGAAAGTCGGCGGATCCGACCACTCAGAAGTGGATGTAAGAATCATCGCCGCATCTAATGAAAAACTGGAAAACCTGATTGAACAGGGAAAATTCCGTGAAGACCTTTACTATCGCCTAAGTGTCATCAGCATTGATATCCCCCCCCTTCGAAAACGACCGGAAGACATCCTTCCTCTTGTGGACCATATTCTTCGAAAAGAACTCGGAACCGATACAGAACTGCCGATGCTGGACCACGAAACACAAAACATTCTCGACAACTACAACTGGCCCGGTAATGTCCGGGAACTGGAAAATACCATCCAGCATGCATTGGCATTTGTTCAGGATGGCACTATTAACAAAAACACTCTGCCTGCAAAGATTGTTGATACTGTTGAGGAAGGAATACGATCCGGAGTCATCACCGATCGCCGGGAAATGTTCAAAGGGAAGTCGCTCAAAGCGTTTCTTCATGAAAAAGAAAAGGAATTCCTTCAGAAAACCATCGAAAGCATGAACGGCGATAAAGAAAAAGCCGCCGAAGAACTTGGCATCAGCCTGGCAACGCTCTACCGCAAACTTCCCCAAAATACGAAAAAACCGGTTTAGTTTTCTCTTTTTCAATAATTTCTAAATAATGAAAAGAAGACTCGGAGAGTGTTTGTATAAAAAACACTGTTATTTACCGATCCATAAAAAACCATAAAATGCTTTTAAAAAGCAACTTGCAACACTTATAGTCAAACGTGAAAACGAAATGACAACAACACAGGCATGAAATATGCTGTCATTTTTATTCTTCATTAAAATTTAAATCCGGCTCACAAAACAAATGACCTGCCCCACAACACAAAGC of Tichowtungia aerotolerans contains these proteins:
- a CDS encoding GspE/PulE/PilB domain-containing protein, encoding MDSNMNTQGDLEQTVIMLEQILEVMPDDLFTLRALYETSLKLAQPEKAFDALTRLDDQSRAAQNSDMIDFVLNQYATIADDSPEVQGRISRLQEIKNVTDLMAEEAIADVPKKTADGESSSATRMDAEMALAWELFQDEQLSQEEYSNVLHDLTEMSANRMGVPVTVLHILHDRQFSRFERLMTHLCQKSSIPVMALSQFEENEEVCRMLPTEFISRNGAMPFAKVGDDLLVGVLNPLDKSLMEEAEALCGRRCHPYLVAPDDYDLQLQKVKQAEAVV
- a CDS encoding GspE/PulE family protein, which translates into the protein MAENTYRTLMEILLDRCPVPEDLLTDARAESQKSGAAIEDVLVNQGAVPANDMLLAKAEYLEMTPISLNNFQLDNTLIELLPRPVWVQQKMLPLCKVGKLLTVAVADPFNLMGIEKLKTQIDYQIFPVIADEKDLMGTLEDSSKDSSVALEDILRDIEDDSDLEVGVDETSHENLDEMLEGAEDAPVVRIVNSILIEALRKHASDIHIEPMEKKIRLRYRIDGVLYESPSPPKSVQSAISSRIKIMSNLDIAERRIPQDGRFKIKALNKEVDIRVSYLPTVFGEKIVMRILDKSALSPSLEALSLEPKALEDLKFAIGKPHGMLLVTGPTGSGKTTTLYSALQELNKEDVNIITVEDPVEYQLAGINQVQTRPEVGLTFAAGLRSILRQDPDIVMIGEIRDNETASIAVQAALTGHLVLSTLHTNDAAGAIARMAYMGIEPFLLSSSLVMTQAQRLYRKLCPFCKKAIALPEDILTRNHLDPDRFRDIEFFEAKGCPKCGGLGYKGRGGIMEILLLDDALKAKILETAEASALREVAVANGMKTLREAGLEKVRKGETTVDEIMRVTSE
- a CDS encoding type II secretion system F family protein produces the protein MAEKAKKKIKGARKIRLKELPIYTRQLSAMLSSGMPLVQSINALEEQTEDKNFKEVLKTVRMDVEGGAMYSDALGSYPQVFDNLYVNMMRAGETGGMLAETADRVAGFLEASNRLRAKVKSAMMYPSVVMTVALIICTCLIIWVVPVFAGMFGGFGAELPAPTQALMNVSDFIKSYWYIVISVIAAAIYSLRRYAQTDRGEYVLDGFKLRFPMIGVLARKIAITRFASTFSQLMSSGVPIIQAMTIVGVATGNRVIGQAILDARSNVEQGSTISSTLESNKEFPKMLIHMLSAGEKTGKMEEMLSKLSDFYQEEVDTMLEGLTSMLEPLLMVVIGIMIGGIVLCMFLPIFKMSELVM
- a CDS encoding histidine kinase dimerization/phospho-acceptor domain-containing protein, with protein sequence MIKYSRVTWTTMMGMLGVRLLAISAFLVFLSFVLARDGIAFYAFIAFSYIITIPYSLWMRNQDTMRRLAPLQFLVDLVFVSGLVYFAGGHGHDFLILLYPLIILSAGIILPLKQTIQITILSIISYTLVILLMSQNILMEYPTSGNADGLIATSSAMFLRVCIFVFFGIASAYVSRRCDYISKKEKQFREITQIIFTNVKTGLLLLDAENTIVMANDRACILLGRDEKELIGKNLSVIHLKPSDIKDEETEQRGASNYFRRADGSVFPVSIEDARLTLPAEAVPHAQARPNTLVDTRILNFNDISNFLRLQSQTRQLERIKAAANMAKEMAHQIRTPLTGISGAIQLLQINLKTDTSEGSQERSELCRQIVLESEQMDKVIQNFLDYAEFSPNDIRDLIQMNIERD
- a CDS encoding sigma-54-dependent transcriptional regulator, translated to MPRILIVDDEPTILNLLNKILTGQGYDTTPASNGEKALQLLESEAYDLMISDINMTPINGMELLRKASKSYPDMGVIMLTAYGTVGTAVEAMKEGAFDYITKPFKLDELVLTVQRALEYNNALTENKDLKARLEHREQLEGIVAESPGMRKVCDMIERVAPTSATVLVYGESGTGKELVARALHHYSPRKDETFMAINCAALPAQLMESEMFGHVKGAFTGATSTKAGLFETAHGGTLFLDEISSMPLEIQSKLLRVLQDKQVRKVGGSDHSEVDVRIIAASNEKLENLIEQGKFREDLYYRLSVISIDIPPLRKRPEDILPLVDHILRKELGTDTELPMLDHETQNILDNYNWPGNVRELENTIQHALAFVQDGTINKNTLPAKIVDTVEEGIRSGVITDRREMFKGKSLKAFLHEKEKEFLQKTIESMNGDKEKAAEELGISLATLYRKLPQNTKKPV